CTTAGTATTAAGTGGACTATTATTCGTTACTAGTTTTTGGGTATTGaagaactatatttaaaaaatgacgTCAAGGCGCTTTTAAGaaagaagattttttatattaatgcaaCAACGTTAGAATTTCCTAAGTACTTAAACTGCATCAAGATGACCACTTATTATCAGCCACAGTGTTTACTCGATAATGTACTGACCTAATTTCCTTCTCGAAATAACAGCAATGGATTTGAAGAGGACCTCTGAGTGTGTGTTTTGTTGTACTTAGAATTTGATTGTACTCAACGCAAAAATGATTAAGTTTTTATGGATGGCTGCCATCTTCGTCTTCGTCTCCATATTCTTTCAAGTGTGGTAATAGTCAAACACTATCacgtaagtatttaaaatattatgtatatattgtttctaggatatactttaaattatgtcCTGTTTATATATACTCAATTTCCATTCCAATattcgttataaatattaaataataattttttaatattgatatatattctagaatgaaattatttattgatttcaaaCATGAAATCATTAATCAACAAGTAAAACCATAGTAGCTTTAGCAAATAAACTAATTCTATgccataaaaatgtaaacattccTTTGTGACACTTTAATTTACTAAAGTGTCCTTTTACTaagtgattaaataaataatttatttgtacattatGTTAAAAAGTTGGTGTATTGGGAAATTCCCAGTTAAATGTGTGGTATTGccatcaaaacaatttaaaatgagGAATAAAGACCATGAAAAGGCGGTTTCTAATATTGTGCAATGTTTGGGCCTACCTCGAAAAGTTGAAAGTTTCtttggaataattaaatatcgaaTGATCGATGGTCAGTTAGTTGAACCTAATATAGCGATGAAGAGCTATGGGATCTTGATACCAGTTTTCATAGTTTTTGGATGGACTATTATCATTTTGGACACATGGTTTGATATACaactgaacattttttttaattctcattTGGACTCTACCGACTACTTAGACAGACTGCCGATGGTAGTTACAGTGGTGCAGAGTTGTTTGTCTCTAGTAGTGTTCCTTCGcaacagtaaaaataatataaaaataatcaattctTTCGCTTACACTGATTGTCTGTTAAAACTTCACAACAACAGGGGCTTTCATGAGAAAATTCAGAAAACAAACCGATTTGcaatttgtatatttcttttaatattgatatcatCTATAGTTcagaataatattgaaaaccaATCggctataatatataacacaatagAAGCGttgatagattttaaatttcacttcGAAACCctgtctttttatttttatttaaaaatggtatCCAGAAGAATTGACGTTCTCAACAAACATTTGGACCATTTTGTAAAGAAGAGAGATAATATCAGACCTATAGTAATCTCCAAAGAAAATCTGGAGGTGAATAAAGTGGGTGATTACATAGGACGTATTAATCATCAAAACACGAAAATTACATCTTTAGCCTTTGCTTATGAAACTTTAGGGGAATCCTTATTATTACTGAATAATATGTGTTCAaccaacatttttttgtacctCGCCTCGaacttcattaatataatcatatcaTTGTGGtcttttgtacattttattcgAACTAAAAACCACTTAAGTTCCTTGCCGGGTATAATATTCGAGAGTACAGTTGAAATAAGTGTTGTCATAATTATGTGCTACGTGTGTGAAGAATTGACTATGAAACGACGGTCCACAAGGATTCTAGTCAACGAGATCGTTATGGACTATAAGCTGCCAAATGAGATGAGAATTCAAGCAAAATCATTTTTTGATTTGATAGAAGTTTGGCCATTGCAGGTGTATGCCAGCAGAATGTTTTGTATG
This genomic window from Danaus plexippus chromosome 14, MEX_DaPlex, whole genome shotgun sequence contains:
- the LOC116769811 gene encoding uncharacterized protein LOC116769811, giving the protein MRNKDHEKAVSNIVQCLGLPRKVESFFGIIKYRMIDGQLVEPNIAMKSYGILIPVFIVFGWTIIILDTWFDIQLNIFFNSHLDSTDYLDRLPMVVTVVQSCLSLVVFLRNSKNNIKIINSFAYTDCLLKLHNNRGFHEKIQKTNRFAICIFLLILISSIVQNNIENQSAIIYNTIEALIDFKFHFETLSFYFYLKMVSRRIDVLNKHLDHFVKKRDNIRPIVISKENLEVNKVGDYIGRINHQNTKITSLAFAYETLGESLLLLNNMCSTNIFLYLASNFINIIISLWSFVHFIRTKNHLSSLPGIIFESTVEISVVIIMCYVCEELTMKRRSTRILVNEIVMDYKLPNEMRIQAKSFFDLIEVWPLQVYASRMFCMNIQLLLGFVSVSSTYLIFIIQATK